Proteins from one Diprion similis isolate iyDipSimi1 chromosome 3, iyDipSimi1.1, whole genome shotgun sequence genomic window:
- the LOC124404660 gene encoding sporozoite surface protein 2-like, producing MEFKLLFACIFLYAATISQINGTEHHGGGKHATETHPEFHTSQHQHKHEANHQEPMHQPNCWDVRCKENEVCRLVNVQCFTEPCYPVTECVPRYKTMETTKTEESRIDEKSESAKNPEMLENHENPVNPKDSENPIFSQDGASGSASFPNQSPVGSEYTASSVNPGGPEIPANSEKSYNMNYMNTGSPKILSNSGKSTNENDSKGATKTQSYVNPGGPKIPVDYGKSGNNAAGTSKDQSYVNPGRPQIPSDSGKSGSGNSPASANKKQSYVNPGGPEIPADSGKSGSGNSPASANKKQSYVNPGGPEIPADSGKSGSGNSPASANKKQSYVNPGGPEIPADSGKSGSGNSPASANKKQSYVNPGGPEIPADSGKSGSGNSPAGANKNQSYVNPGGPEISANSGKSGNGNNPAGANKNQSYVNPGGPEVPANYGKFGYGNNPMGANKIQGYVNPGGPQVPVNYAKSGNSPMGANKNQGYVNPGGYEIPANYGKYGNGNNPVGTNKNQGYVNPGGPEIPANYGKYGNGNYPMGANKNQGYVNPGGPQIPANYGKSGNGNNPVGTNKNQGYVNPGGPQIPANYGKFGNGNNPMGANKNQGYVNPGGPQIPASYGKSGNGNNPTGANKNQDYTKTESSETLDDSEKSNNETNPEGDNKEESYEKPKEKDSKASTDSEDYDNKKNLKGSKKTKAV from the exons ATGGAGTTCAAGTTACTCTTCGCGTGCATCTTCCTGTACGCCGCAACCATTTCGCAAATCAACGGAACTGAGCATCATGGGGGAGGAAAACATGCAACAGAAACGCATCCGGAATTCCATACGAGCCAACACCAACATAAGCATGAAGCAAATCATCAGGAGCCGATGCATCAACCGAATTGCTGGGATGTTAGGTGTAAGGAGAATGAAGTATGCCGTCTGGTGAACGTACAATGCTTCACTGAACCTTGCTATCCGGTCACGGAATGTGTACCACGATATAAAAC CATGGAGACAACCAAAACCGAAGAATCAAGAATTGATGAGAAATCGGAGAGTGCGAAGAATCCTGAGATGCttgaaaatcatgaaaatccCGTCAACCCCAAAGATTCCGAGAATCCTATATTTTCCCAAGATGGTGCCTCGGGTTCTGCCTCATTTCCGAACCAAAGTCCGGTAGGCTCTGAATATACCGCAAGTTCCGTGAATCCTGGAGGTCCCGAGATTCCTGCTAACTCTGAAAAGTCATATAATATGAACTACATGAATACTGGAAGTCCAAAAATTCTCAGCAACTCTGGAAAATctacaaatgaaaatgattcaaagGGTGCAACCAAAACGCAAAGTTACGTGAATCCAGGTGGTCCTAAAATTCCTGTTGACTatggaaaatctggaaataaTGCAGCGGGTACAAGCAAAGACCAAAGCTACGTGAATCCTGGGCGTCCTCAAATTCCTTCTGACTCTGGGAAATCTGGAAGTGGAAATAGTCCAGCGAGcgcaaacaaaaaacaaagctACGTGAATCCTGGGGGTCCTGAAATTCCTGCAGATTCTGGAAAATCTGGAAGTGGAAATAGTCCAGCGAGcgcaaacaaaaaacaaagctACGTGAATCCTGGGGGTCCTGAAATTCCTGCAGATTCTGGAAAATCTGGAAGTGGAAATAGTCCAGCGAGcgcaaacaaaaaacaaagctACGTGAATCCTGGGGGTCCTGAAATTCCTGCAGATTCTGGAAAATCTGGAAGTGGAAATAGTCCAGCGAGcgcaaacaaaaaacaaagctACGTGAATCCTGGGGGTCCTGAAATTCCTGCAGATTCTGGAAAATCTGGAAGTGGAAATAGTCCAGCGGGTGCTAACAAGAACCAAAGCTATGTGAATCCTGGGGGTCCTGAAATTTCTGCTAACTCCGGAAAATCCGGAAATGGAAA TAATCCAGCAGGTGCAAACAAAAACCAAAGCTACGTGAACCCTGGTGGTCCTGAAGTTCCTGCAAACTATGGAAAATTTGGATATGGAAATAATCCAATGGGTGCAAATAAAATCCAAGGCTACGTAAATCCGGGTGGTCCTCAGGTTCCTGTAAATTATGCAAAATCTGGAAATAGTCCAATGGGTGCAAACAAAAACCAAGGCTACGTGAATCCTGGTGGTTATGAAATTCCTGcaaattatggaaaatatGGAAATGGAAATAATCCAGTGGGTACAAACAAAAACCAAGGCTACGTGAATCCTGGCGGCCCTGAAATTCCTGcaaattatggaaaatatGGAAATGGAAATTACCCAATGGGTGCGAACAAAAACCAAGGCTACGTGAATCCTGGTGGACCCCAAATTCCTGCAAACTatggaaaatctggaaatgGAAATAATCCAGTGGGTACGAACAAAAATCAAGGCTACGTAAATCCTGGTGGTCCCCAAATTCCTGCAAACTatggaaaatttggaaatggAAATAATCCAATGGGTGCAAACAAAAACCAAGGCTACGTGAATCCTGGTGGTCCCCAAATTCCTGCAAGCTatggaaaatctggaaatgGAAATAATCCAACAGGTGCAAACAAAAACCAAGACTACACGAAGACTGAAAGTTCTGAAACTCTAGATGActctgaaaaatcaaataatgaaACAAATCCAGAGGGTGACAACAAAGAAGAAAGCTACGAAAAGCCTAAAGAAAAAGATTCTAAAGCTTCCACTGACTCTGAGGACTacgacaacaaaaaaaatctgaagggTTCGAAAAAAACCAAAGCTGTGTAA